The following is a genomic window from Candidatus Zixiibacteriota bacterium.
GATCTTGATGAAATGCATCCGCATCTTCCCCGAAATGTGCGCCAGCACCACGTGTCCGTTGTCCAACTCCACTTTGAAAGTGGCGTTCGGCAGCGGCTCGATCACCCGGCCTTCCACCGTTATCGTCTCTTCTTTCGCCATACGCTCCTTTAGGCCGCCGTGAGGATCCGCGGGCCGTCCGGGCCCACCGCGACGGTGTGTTCGAAATGGGCCGACGGACGTCCGTCCGCCGTCACCACCGTCCACCCGTCCGGCAGCGTCCTGACCTCGTACGTCCCCATGTTGATCATCGGTTCGATCGCGATGACCATTCCCGCCTCGAGCACCGGGCCGTCAGCGGGCGAGCCGAAATTGGGCACCTGCGGCTCCTCATGCATGGCGCGGCCGATGCCGTGGCCGACCAGTTGGCGCACCACACCGTATCCCTGCGACTCCGCCACCTGCTGGATGGCCGCCGATACCGCGCCTAATCTATTCCCTTTTCGCGCCTTGTCAATACCGGCGTGGAGCGCTTTCAGCGTCCACTCCATGAGCCGCCGCTTCTCCTCCGACACCTCGCCGATGCCGAAGGTCCGCGCCGAGTCCCCGTAGTAGTCATCCACGATCGCGCCGATATCGACCGACACGATCACCCCCTCCTCGATCACCCGTTTCCCCGGAATTCCGTGCACGACCTCGTCGTCGATCGAAATGCACGCCGAGGCCGGGAATCCCTGGTACCCCTTGAAGGCCGGGATCGCTCCCTCGGCCCGGATGAAGTCCTCGATGAGGCGGTCGAGCTGCCCGGTCGTCATTCCCGGCCGGATGACGGTGCCGACCATGTCGAGCGTCCGCCCGACCACCCGGCCCGCCCGGGCCATCACCTCGATCTGTTCCGCCGTCTTCAGCACTATCACAAACGTCGCTTCCGTCCTATTTTCGCGCCCCGACGATGTCGAGCAGGTCGGCAAACACCGCCTCGGGCGGCTGTTCCCCCTGCACCTCGACCAGAATGGCCGCCGCCCGGTAGAAATCTTCGATCGGCCGCGTCTGTTTCTTGTACACATCCAGTCGCCGGCGCACGACCTCGGGCTGGTCGTCCGGGCGCCGCTCCAGGGCCGCGCCCTCCGCGTCGCACCGGCCCTCCCGCCGGGGCATGTGGTGCGGGTAGTTGTAGGTCGCCTGGCAGGACGGGCAGAACCACCGCCCCGACAGCCGCCGCACCACTTCCTCGTCCGACACGGCCAGGAGGACGGCCGCATCGAGTTCCTTGCCATTGCCGTTCAGCATATCCCGCAGCGCCTCCGCCTGCGGCACCGTCCGCGGAAACCCGTCCAGAATGAATCCGTGGTCGAGTTCCCCGGCCCGGATGGTCGCCTCGATCAATCCCACGAGGAGCGCATCCGGGACGAGTTCCCCGCGCTCCATATACCCTCGCGCTTTTCGGCCCAGCTCGGTCCCGGTGCTCACCGCGGCGCGCAGCAGGTCCCCGGTCGACAGGTAGCGGATCTTCATCTCCGCCGCCAGCTTCGCCGCCTGCGTCCCTTTGCCCGATCCGGGCGGGCCGAGAAACACGAGATGCCTCATCACATGGACCTTCCCCGGATTCGCCCTTTCTTCATGAACCCGTCGTAGTGCCGCATGATCAGGTGCGACTCGATCTGCTGGAGGGTGTCGAGGGCCACGCCGACCACGATGAGGAGCCCGGTGCCGCCGAAGAAGAAGTTCACGTTGAACTGGCCGATGAGCACCCAGGGGAGGATGGCGATGGCGGCGAAGAAGATGGCGCCCGGCAGAGTAATCCGGGTGAGGATTTTCTCAATATAGTCGGCGGTGTTCTTGCCCGGCCGAATGCCTGGAATGTACCCGCCGTTCTTGCGCATGTTGTCGGCGATCTCCATGGGGTTGAACACGATCGCCGTGTAGAAGTAGGCGAAGAAGATGATGATCACCCCATAGATGAGGGAGTACCAGAGGCCGCCCGGCGCCAGCCACACCGCCACCAGGTTCTGCACCCAGTCGGTGTTGGGGAACAGCTGCGCGACGGTCGAGGGGAGAAACATGATCGACTGGGCGAAGATGATCGGGATGACGCCGGCCGAGTTCACCGACAACGGCAGGTGCGTCGTCGCCCCGCCGAACACCCGGCGGCCCACCACCTTGCGCGGATACTGCACCGGCACCCGGCGCTGCGCCCGCGTCACCAGAATGACCGCCGCGATCACGGCCACCATGGCCGCCAGCATGATCGCGCCCACGAACAGGTTGCGTGACCCGTGCCACACCAGCAGCACTTCCTGCACCACGGCCTCAGGGAAGCGCGCGATGATCCCGATGAAAATGATCAGCGAAATACCGTTCCCGATCCCCCGCTCCGTGATCTGCTCGCCGAGCCACATGATGAAAATCGTGCCGCTCGTGAACGTGAGGATGGTGAGGGGGATGAACGCCGCCGTGTTCATGTGCACGGCCGAGACGCCCGCCGCGCTCTTGATGGTCGTTAAGTACCCCGCCGTCCCCCACGCCTGGAGCGCGGCAATGAGCACGGTCAGGTACCGCGTGTACTGCGTGATCTTGCGCCGCCCCTCCTCGCCCTCGCGCTGCAGCCGCTGGAGGTACGGCACCACCGCGCCGAGGAGCTGGAGCATAATCGAGGCCGAGATGTAGGGCATGATGCCCATGGCGAAAATAGTCGCCTTGGCGAAGGCCCCGCCCACGAACAGGTCGAACAGCCCGAAGATGGTGTTGTTGGCCAGCACCGAGGCCAGGATGCTGCCGTCGATCCCGGGCGTGGGGATGTGTCCGCCGATGCGGTAGACGACGAGCAGCGCGAGGGTGTAGAAGATCCGTCTTCGCAACTCCTCGACTTTGAACACCGATCTGAACTTATCTATCAAGACAGCACCTCGGCTTTTCCGCCGGCGGCTTCGATCTTGCTGGCCGCCGACTTACTGAACGCCGCCGCTTTGACCGTGTACGCCTTCTCCACCGTCCCGTCCCCCAGCACTTTCACCGGTACGGCCGTTGTCTTGATCAGGCCCGCCGCGAGCATCGTATCGGGCGTCACCTCGCCCGCCTCGAGGCGCGCGAGGTCGGACAGGTTGATCACCTGCCAGGTCTTCTTGAAGATATTGGTGAAACCGAATTTGGGCAGGCGCCGTGCGAGCGGCATCTGGCCGCCTTCGCGCCAGGCTTCGCGCTTGAAGCCGCTCCGCGCCCCGGCCCCCTTGTGGCCGCGTCCCGAGGTTTTCCCCAGGCCGCTGCCCGAGCCGCGTCCCACCCGCCTGCGCGTCTTTCTTGCCCCTTTCGGCGGTTTCAACGTATGCAGTTCCATCACTCGCCTCTATTTTTCGTCGATCTCTTCCACCGTCACGAGATAGCGGACGGCGCGGATCATACCGCGGATCTGCGGCGTGTCGTTGTGGATGACGGACCGCCGGATTTTGCCGAGCCCCAGCGCCTCGATGGTGCGTTTGTGCGGCTCCTTGCGGTCGATCGTGCTTCTGATCTGCGTCACTCTAAGCTTGCCCATTGCGGTCGTCCTCTCTGCCGGCACGCCTACTCGGCCTGGCGCGCCTTGACTTCCTGTTCGCGCGTCTGCAGGGCGGCCAACCCGTTCAGCGTCGCCTTGACCATGTTGTGCGGGTTGCGGCTCCCCAGCGTCTTGGCCAGGATGTCCTGAATACCCAC
Proteins encoded in this region:
- the rpmD gene encoding 50S ribosomal protein L30, with the protein product MGKLRVTQIRSTIDRKEPHKRTIEALGLGKIRRSVIHNDTPQIRGMIRAVRYLVTVEEIDEK
- the rplO gene encoding 50S ribosomal protein L15 translates to MELHTLKPPKGARKTRRRVGRGSGSGLGKTSGRGHKGAGARSGFKREAWREGGQMPLARRLPKFGFTNIFKKTWQVINLSDLARLEAGEVTPDTMLAAGLIKTTAVPVKVLGDGTVEKAYTVKAAAFSKSAASKIEAAGGKAEVLS
- the secY gene encoding preprotein translocase subunit SecY; this translates as MIDKFRSVFKVEELRRRIFYTLALLVVYRIGGHIPTPGIDGSILASVLANNTIFGLFDLFVGGAFAKATIFAMGIMPYISASIMLQLLGAVVPYLQRLQREGEEGRRKITQYTRYLTVLIAALQAWGTAGYLTTIKSAAGVSAVHMNTAAFIPLTILTFTSGTIFIMWLGEQITERGIGNGISLIIFIGIIARFPEAVVQEVLLVWHGSRNLFVGAIMLAAMVAVIAAVILVTRAQRRVPVQYPRKVVGRRVFGGATTHLPLSVNSAGVIPIIFAQSIMFLPSTVAQLFPNTDWVQNLVAVWLAPGGLWYSLIYGVIIIFFAYFYTAIVFNPMEIADNMRKNGGYIPGIRPGKNTADYIEKILTRITLPGAIFFAAIAILPWVLIGQFNVNFFFGGTGLLIVVGVALDTLQQIESHLIMRHYDGFMKKGRIRGRSM
- the map gene encoding type I methionyl aminopeptidase — encoded protein: MIVLKTAEQIEVMARAGRVVGRTLDMVGTVIRPGMTTGQLDRLIEDFIRAEGAIPAFKGYQGFPASACISIDDEVVHGIPGKRVIEEGVIVSVDIGAIVDDYYGDSARTFGIGEVSEEKRRLMEWTLKALHAGIDKARKGNRLGAVSAAIQQVAESQGYGVVRQLVGHGIGRAMHEEPQVPNFGSPADGPVLEAGMVIAIEPMINMGTYEVRTLPDGWTVVTADGRPSAHFEHTVAVGPDGPRILTAA
- a CDS encoding adenylate kinase — protein: MMRHLVFLGPPGSGKGTQAAKLAAEMKIRYLSTGDLLRAAVSTGTELGRKARGYMERGELVPDALLVGLIEATIRAGELDHGFILDGFPRTVPQAEALRDMLNGNGKELDAAVLLAVSDEEVVRRLSGRWFCPSCQATYNYPHHMPRREGRCDAEGAALERRPDDQPEVVRRRLDVYKKQTRPIEDFYRAAAILVEVQGEQPPEAVFADLLDIVGARK
- the infA gene encoding translation initiation factor IF-1 encodes the protein MAKEETITVEGRVIEPLPNATFKVELDNGHVVLAHISGKMRMHFIKILPGDKVTLELSPYDLTRGRITYRYK